AGAAGGGGATGGTCACACTCCTGCAAATATTTTTCCGATTCAAAGGGTTTTGGGTAGAGATAAAAGAGAAATCCGAAATTTAGAATACACTAAAATTCAAAAATACCATCATTGGAGTGATTCCTCTAATTCAAAACATTATAACCAACTTATAAAACATAAAGAGAAGGGTGCGGTCTCACTATGGGATTCTGAAATTTACGAATTATTTGTTGTGATTGAGCACAATACAAAACCTGCAGTACCCGGTTTTGGAAGTATGATTTTTTTACATCCGTGGAATGAGGACAAACCCACATCTGGTTGTGTGGGAGTTTCTAAAGATATTTTAGAAACCATTGTGTCTAAGTTAGACGGTAAAAAATATCCTAGTTTAGTAATTAAAATTTTAGAATAAAAAAACTTTGGCCACCGATCGTAGTGGAAATCCTTTGCGAAAGCAAAGATTGGAACGGAGAGCGGGATCGCTTTTTTAATGGAACTTTTGTGAAAGGATACAAATGGCGAGGCGCAAAAAAAAGAGAAAAGACTAAAATCATTTGCAACTATCGATTTTAGGTTGGTTGGTCAGTGAAAAAAAAGACCGGCATTGAAATTCAATACCGGCAGAAATGTTGTTTAGGATTTTAAAAAAGTTAGAAAGAATGCAGAGCAAAGTCTTTGTAGTCGGGAGTTTTCATTTCCTTTTCCCAACGACTCCAAGTGTAAGGCCACATCGCAGGATCACCATCTGGGTCTAAATACCAACTTTGGCATCCACCGAGCCAAACAGTATTTTTCATACCAGCTTTGAGGTAGGCTGCGAAATCTTTTAATGCTTCCTCTGTGGTTTCAATTTCATCAAATTTCTTTTTTCTCCAATCGTTTATGATTTTCAAAATATATTTGGTTTGTACTTCACTCATCGCAATGACAGAGAAGTTCCCAATAGGAGTATTTGGTCCGAGCATGAGAACAAAATTGGGGAAATGTGGAATAAATAAAGACCTATAGGCTTGGACTTTCTTTTTCCAAACAGTATCAATAGAGACTCCATCTTTTCCAGTGAGGTTCATGGGTCGCATAAAATTAAACGGATGAAATCCTGTGGCAAGAATCAAAACATCCAGTTCGTGGAGTTTTCCATCTTTAGTCACAACTCCTTTCTCCGTAATTTTTTCGATCCCTTCCGTCACCAAATCAGCATTAGGTTTTTGGATGGCATCATAGAATGTTGAATTAACGATCACACGTTTACATCCAACACGGTAATTAGGTGTTAATTTTGCGCGTAAAACTGGATCCTTAACAGAATTTTTTAAATTTCTTTTACAAAGAAAACTCATTAGCAAATGAGGAATTTTTTTACCAATCACCGCTTTGGAAAAAGTTTGTTCTACAGCAAAAGTATACCATCTGTGAAAACGTTTGAGTATGTTAATGTCTTTTCTCCAACGTTCTTTGTCTTTTTCAGTGTAATCGGTGTCAGGAACACGAACAATCCACTGCGGAGTTCTTTGGAAAACGGAAACTTTTTTTCCCAGTTTCATGATTTCGGGAATGACTTGGGCCGCTGTGGAACCTGTGCCTATGATCCCGATTCTTTTTCCATTTAGATCCACTGAATGATCCCACTCAGCTGTGTGAAAACATTTTCCTTGGAAAGTATCGAGTCCTGGAATGTTGGGGCGGGCAGGGTGGTGTAAAATTCCCGTAGCCGAAATTAAAAAATCGGAAACGTAAGTTTTTCCCTGATTTGTTTTTGTGGTCCACTTACCTTTGTTATAGGATGCTTCCGAAACTGCTTCATTAAAATGGATTTTGGGAGTAACCTTGTATTTATCACTGACTCGTTTAAAATAAGCTTGGATTTCATCTCCGTGAGCAAACCTGTGACTCCACTCAGGATTTGGTTCAAAACTATAAGTATACATATGAGCAGGAATGTCGCAGGCAACACCCGGATATGTATTTTCTCTCCATGTACCACCAAGATCACTTTTTTTCTCTAAGATGGTAATGTCTGTGATCCCTGCTTTTTCTAATTCAATCGCAAGCAGGATTCCGGTCATACCGGCACCGATGACCACAACAGAAGGATTTCTAAGGATGGGTGCTGTCATTTGTTTCCTCATTTCGTAATTTGTTCGAACTTTCTTATGAGAACATTGTTCCGAAATTCGCAACTGAGAGTGAATGACATCGGTTTGGGATTTGTTTGCAATAAAAAAAACATATGTGTGATAAAAAAGGAAAAACAAATTTTTGATTTAGAATCATAGTGATTCTAAAAATATTCCAATTGAACACGGCACTGGTTTGTTCAATTGGGTTTTCACCTAAATATTGTTAGTTTTTTTATTGCCATTCTCCTGGTTTTCCTTTGACTCTCAAGTCCACCGAGATTAAAAGGAAAGGTTTCTTTTGATGATTCCCTAAATCTTTCCCTTTGCAGAAACATTTGCCCAGATTAGATTCGGATCCATCCTAATTTTTGGTTCCGAGAAGATTGCGGGATTGTTTTTAATTAAGTATATGCTTAATTAAGATTTGACTAAATTAAATGTATACTTAAATATAGGAATTATGAATGCTTTTGCTGCCTTAGCAGATGATACAAGAAGAGATATTATAAGACTTGTGGCAAAAAATGGAGAACTGACTTCTTCTGAAATTTGCCAAAATTTTCAAATCAGTCCTCCAGCCATTTCCCAACATTTAAAAGTACTAAAAGAGGCAAATGTCCTTCTTATGAAAAAGGACGCACAAAAACGTATCTATAGTTTGAACCAATCAGGAATCCAGGAAATGGAAGATTGGATTTTAGAGATCAAAGAACTTTGGGTGAAACGTTTGGATAAATTGGACAGATATGTAATGAAATTAAAAGCGGAGAGAGCTAATGATAAAAAATAACACAGAGACAAGGATAAAGGATAATCAAGTAACCTATAAACGTTACTTTGATGTAGATGTTGATTTACTTTTTGAAGTTTGGTCCAAACCAGAACATCTTTCTGAATGGTGGGGTCCGGATGGATTTACCTTAACGATTAAAAGTTTAGATTTCTCCAATGGTGGTATTTGGGAGTTTGTGATGCATGGTCCCGATGGACATGATTACAAAAACAAAATCCAATTTATCGAGATCAGCAAACCTCATTTCATATTGTATCAACATTTGGGAGACGGTGAAGGCGATGAAGATGTAAATTTCCAATCTAGAATTGTTTTTGAAAAAGCCGGAGAAGGAACAAATCTCATCATGGAACAGATTTTTTCAGACAAACAAGAGTTAGAAAGAGTGAATAAAAAATACGGTGCTATTGAAGGTGGAAAACAGCATATTGGAAATCTTGCGAAGTATTTGGAGAGGATTTCAAAACCATAAGGTGCAGTAAGTGGCGATTTGCATGCAGACCAGAGTTTTTGGCGTTACCCCAACGGCCAGAACGTTTATATTCCATTTGGAGTACATAGTCGGTAAATTATTCAAGTAAGTGATTTTGCCAATAACCGTGTTCGTAACTTCAAAGGAAAGTAAAGACATGCCTCAAATTCATTTCATTCGAACCTTATTTAAGATGATGCAACGACTAGCGTTTCGAGTAGATTATTACGTGATGCATTGAGCGACTTCCCATAATTAGTATTATGTCGCATTACGGATCGGACTTTTTGTATAGAAAGGCACATCGGTAACACTTTAGATCACTCACATGTTACATGCTCCAAGTTGGATTCTAGGTAAACCTAAAACCAAAGGAATCCTACCTTTGGAACATATTCTGGCTCTTGAAAATAGAAGGAAAACTTTTCATGGAAACGATCTTTCTCAATCCTTCTTCGATGGCCGACTGGATGCTTGAGGCAATTTTTTCCTTGGATTCTGTGTCATCGGAACTAAATGGAATGGTATGAGAGGTAATCTGTTCGGAATGACCTAAAATACGCTCTTGTTCTCCCAAAGGACTTACCACTAAAAATTCCACGATGGAGGCAAAATTTGCCTGACGAAATTTGGAAGTTCCTTCTTCAAATTCTAATGAACGGTCCACTTGAACCTTTCTTAAAACAATGGCGCCAGGTTCTAGAGGATCGTTCGATTTGAGTGGTGATAACGAACTAACGCTTAAATACCGAGGACTTGTATTCGTTAGTGATTGGAGTGCAAATTGTCCGATGGAGATCTCTTGGGACGGTCCAACTTTTAGAACTTTTCTTTCCAGGTCTTCCGCATACTGCAACCTTAGTGATTTTTCTGATCTTTCGCTTGGGGATGTTGTCTCAGTTTGTGAGGTTGCCACACAATGAACCAACAAAAAGGCCAAAAAGGTAGTAAATCGAAATCCATGTTTCATAGGTAGACCTAATCACTAATTCCACCAAACAATGAGTTTATTGCAAGGCAGTCGGGAAAAACAAGGAAAACGGTGTTAGAATTTTAAAGTCCAAAATTTAGAATCCTTTGAAAACAAAGTGACTTTCCTTTTGTTTGCTTTAAAATTCAGAAAACGCACGGAATTTTCCCGATAGAGTTCCATTGGAAATTCAGTGATAAAAAGGAAATTGGTATGAAAATTGCTTATTTATTAGTCAGGATTTTGCTTGGTGCATTATTCCTTTTTTCCTCAGTGGTTGTACTGTTCAACTTGGTTCAGCAACCCGAAACAACTGGAGATTTAAAGATTTTCAATGACGGAATCAAAGCTTCCGGTTATTTAATGACTCTGATCAAAGTAACAGAACTTATTTGTGCGATTGCTTTTTTGTCGGGTAGATTTGTTCCACTCGCTTCTATTGTCATTGCTCCTATCGTTGTGAATATCTTACTGGTTCACTTGATGATTGCTCCCGAAGGAATCCCGGTTGGGATTTTTGTGGTAGTGGCCAATGCATTTCTTGCTTATGTCAATCGAAATGCATACAAACCACTGTTTGTGGCTGTATACAAATAGTTTATTTACTACTTCTCCAGACAACGCGTGTTAAAATTCATCGTTGTCTGGGTCAAAACGTATTACCTCTTTATCTATTTTTTATTCATCTTAGCCTAATTAAGATTAAGATTCAAGGTTATCGAAAAATTGAACCTCTCCTGAGGAAGTATCATAAAATCCCGAGACTATTTTAATTTCATTTTTATTCACTTTGTCAGATAAATTAGGACTATTTGTTAGAATCTCATGAATTGAATTTTTTACATTCGCCTTCACTACGTGATTAAAAATATGTTCATTTTGTTTTTGAATGGGATGGATGATCTTTTCTGATTCATCGATTGCTTTTTGGATTTTGTTTGTGATACTTGCGATATTTCCTTCTCTCAGTGCATATAAGGCACTGGAAACCGCACCGCAATTGGAATGTCCAAGCACTACAATTAACTTAGTTCCAATTTTGTCACAAGATAACTCAAGGCTTCCAAGAATTTCCTCGTTTACGATATTGCCTGCAATCCGGATGGAAATGATATCACCGAGTCCAGCATCAAAGATAATTTCAGGGCTTGTCCTTGAATCAATGCAGGACAAAACGACTGCGATGGGATTTTGGCCAAAAGCGGTAGCATTCACTTGGTGTTTGAAATATTTTTCAGACCATTTTCCTTTCATAAACCGTTCGTTACCCCGTTTTAAAAAATCCAAAATTTCATCTGGAGTTAGTTTTTGTTGTGCTTCTTTATCTAGAATATTGACAAACTGCACTTGGTCACTGAGTTCGTAGGAATCTTTTAGTCCAATTAAATTCAGTTGGATTTTCTTTTCGACTGAAACTACGGTTTTGAATTCTTCTAACACTTCTAAGATATCATGATCAATGAAATTACAGTTTGATGCATCTACGATTAATTTGGAGTTTTCTGGTAAAGCCCAAAGGGTATCTTTTATTGAAGCTTTATTTAAAAACGAAACTTGGTTTGGTAATTCAATTCGTACCGTTTCGCCAATGTTTAAGGTTTCTGTTTCCACCAAAAATGGATTCTTATAGTTATTTTTTAAGATAAAAATAAAACTAATGGAAAGTCCAATGAGAACGCCTGTGAGCAGGTCAGTAAAAATAATAGCAAAGATTGTCGCTATAAAAGGTAGGAATTGGTAAAATCCTTTTTTGTAAATCGATTGATAAAGATTAAGGTTTGTAAGTTTAAAACCTGTCACAATTAAAATGACAGCTAAAGAAGATAAGGGAATTAAATTCAAAAACGATCCAAAAAAAACAACACTAATGGACAATAGAATTCCATGAAAGATGGTGGATAATTTTGAGCGAGCACCTGCATAAATATTAACTGAACTTCGTACAATCACAGATGTAATCGGAAGTCCTCCGATGAGTCCAGAAAACGAATTCCCTACTCCTTGTGCCACAAGTTCTCTGTTAGGGGATGCTAGTCGTTTATGTGGATCAATTCTTTCCACCGCATCTAAATTGAGTAAGGTTTCAAGTGTGGCAAAGGCGGCAATCGTAAAGGCAAAGTACCAAACCTTCGTTTCTGTAATGGCAGAAAAATTAGGAAAGAAAAATACGGATTCCCAGTTTTTAATATTAGGAATGGTTACCAAATGTTTTTCAGAAAGATAGAAACTTGGAAAAAAAATGTGGTAGATTTCATTTAATACTACTCCCAGGAGGATGACAAGCACTGGAGAAGGCAAAAACTTTAATGGTTTCCATTTTGATTTGTCGTATCCAACCATTAAAGCTAAAGAAGAAATAGCGATAAAAACGGCTCCCCAGGAAAAGTATTTTATAATATTTAATAGTTCTGAAAAAGTATTTTCGCCATCTTTCTGGAAAAAAATAAAATCTTCTTCTGGATCAACATCGAAACCAACCGCATGAGGAATTTGTTTTAAGATTAAGATAATTCCAATTGATGCAAGTAATCCTTGGATCACGTTCGAAGGGATATAGTTTGCGATAAACCCTCCTCTTAATAATCCGATGGCAATTTGAATGAGCCCTGCTAAAAAAACAGCAAGGAGAAATGTGGAATAATCACCTAAACTAGCAATCGCAGCTAACACTAAAGTAACGAGTCCTGCCGCAGGTCCACTGACACTCGTACTCGAATGGCTAAGGATTCCAACTATAATCCCTCCAATGACACCAGAGATGACACCGGATAATAAAGGAGCTCCACTGGCTAATGCAACTCCCAAACAAAGAGGAAGAGCTACTAAGAAAACCACAAGGCCTGAAGGAATATCTTGTTTTAAATTGGAAAACATAAATGTCTGGTGATCCTAAAATCAGAGTGAGGAACTGTCAACCCGAATGGAAAAAGTTCCCACCGTTTTCAAGGATTACGTTTAGGAAGTAGATTCGAAAAATGTGATTTTTAAAACCATACAGTCACATCGTCTAAGTCAGCTTCGCTAATGACATGACGAACTTGGTCTTCTGTGGTAAAAGAAATAGATTGAATATGTATCGAAGACCAAAGGTTTGCATACACATGGGGTCCCACGTGACATTTGAGGATCACGTTCGGCGAAATCTTTTTATCGATTGAACAAATCAGTTCAGGTGTCTTTTTATCTTCTGGTATTAAAATCTGCTTTTGATCATCTAATGCAAAAAATAAAATTTGGAACTTTGAGATACTAGTATTTGTTAGGTTTTCCGTTTTGATAAAGAGTTGTAACTCTTTCGATTGAATTTTATGGCGAGGACGAATGGTAACAAGAATCGGTAAACCCACTTCCCGCAAATAGGCCTTTCTGTTTTCTGGAAAATTTCCACTGGTTCCGGAACAAAACCCAAAGGAGAACCAAAAAAGACCTAAAAGAGGAATCCTAATCCATCCATCCTTGATTTGTAAGTCCCTTTGTGGTTTGATTTGCAAGATTTTGCAATAATGGCTTAAGAAAGGTCCAGACTCAACCTCTTTTCCAGCCCTTCCTGGGCCTGAATCTATTGAGAAACAAACTCAAAATCCTAAGTTATATACCAATTTGATTTATGAATTTACGAGAAGTGGATTCTGTCTAAACCTGGACGTAATAGAAAAATTTACACCTATACACTATCAGGAGCTCTTCAATGACGTTGAGTCTAGACTTCTTTCGGTCCTCAATTGGAAAGAAGATCATTATGGCCATTACCGGATTTATCTGGTTTGGGTTCGTGATCCTTCACATGGTCGGAAACCTACAAGTTTTCCAAGGACCAGAAAAATTAAACACCTACGCAAAGTTTCTTAAGGATTTAGGTCCCCTATTATGGGTAGCAAGGATTGGACTCATTGTGGCCTTTTTTGGACACGTATGTACAGCCATCCTCCTAAAAATTGAAAACTCAAGTGCTAGGCCAGTATCTTATGCTAAAGGTTCTACCATCCAAGCTTCTGTTGCTTCGCGGACAATGGCTTATAGCGGACTCCTTTTACTCACGTTTCTTGTGTACCACCTTGCACATTTTACTTTAGGAATCACGAATCCAGAACATTACAGTTTTGAATACATCCTTAAAAACGGAGATGTAGTACATGATGTTTATGCGATGGTGATTCTTGGGTTTCAAGATCCAATCATTTCAGGAACTTATATTGTTTTTATGGTTTTCCTTGCTCTTCATTTTTCCCATGCATTGGGATCTATGCTCCAGACTTTGGGAATCCTCGCACCAAAACACAACCCAAGCATTCAGAAACTTTCTACAGGACTTGGTCTTATCATTTTCCTGGGAAATTGTTCCATGCCGATCTCGATTTTACTCGGGTATGTCCGTTAAGGGTTTTTAGGAGAAGTTATGAAATTAGATGCAAAAATTCCATCGGGTCCTTTGGAACAAAAATGGGACAAACACAAACAAGATATTAAACTTGTAAACCCAGCTAACAAACGTAAATATAAAGTCATCATCGTGGGAACAGGTCTTGCGGGAGCTTCTGCTGCTGCCACACTCTCTGAACTTGGTTACCAAGTTTCTGTTTTTTGTTTTCAAGATAGTCCAAGACGTGCTCACTCCATTGCTGCCCAAGGTGGTATCAATGCGGCAAAAAACTACCAAAATGACGGTGACTCCGTTTATCGCTTGTTTTACGACACGGTAAAGGGTGGAGATTTCCGTGCAAGAGAAGCAAACGTATATCGTTTGGCTCATGAATCCACAAATATCATTGACCAATGTGTAGCACAAGGTGTTCCTTTTGCTCGTGAGTATGGCGGAACCCTATCCAACAGATCTTTTGGTGGAGCACAAGTGTCCCGTACTTTTTATGCAAAAGGACAAACTGGCCAACAGTTGTTACTAGGTGCTTACTCTGCATTAGAAAAACAAATCTCTCGTGGTGCAGTGAAAATGTATCCAAGAACAGAGATGTTGGAACTCGTTCTTGTCGACGGTCATGCAAAAGGAATCGTGGTTCGTGATCTTGTCACAGGCGAAGTTTCTTCACATGCAGGAGATGCTGTGATTCTAGCATCCGGCGGATACGGAAACGTATTTTACCTTTCTACCAACGCAAAAGGATCGAATGTAACTGCTACTTACCGTGCTTACAAAAAAGGAGCAGGATTTGCAAACCCTTGTTATACGCAAATTCACCCTACTTGTATCCCACAAGCAGGTGATTACCAATCAAAACTCACTCTTATGTCTGAATCTCTCCGTAACGACGGACGGGTTTGGGTTCCTAAGAAAAAAGATGATCTCCGTGCTCCTCACGAAATTCCTGAAGACGAAAGAGATTATTACCTCGAAAGAAAATACCCTTCTTACGGAAACTTAGCTCCTCGCGATATCTCGTCACGTTCGGCAAAAGAAGCTTGTGACAATGGTCTTGGTGTGGGTCCAAAAGTTGGTGACAAACGTCTTGGTGTTTACTTAGATTTTTCTGATTCCATCAAACGATTGGGTGAACCAGTGGTGGCTGACCGCTACGACAACCTCTTCCAAATGTATGAACGCATTACGGGAGAAAACCCATATAAAGTGCCAATGCGTATTTATCCTGCCGTCCACTATACAATGGGTGGACTTTGGGTGGATTACAACCTAATGTCAACTATTCCTGGTCTTCATGTTCTGGGAGAAGCAAACTTCTCAGATCATGGTGCAAACCGACTCGGAGCATCAGCTCTCATGCAAGGACTCGCCGATGGATACTTTGTAATCCCTTACACGATTGGTGATTACTTTGCTCGTGAAGGTCATAAAAATATTTCTACTGACAGACCCGAATTTAAAGAAGCGGAAGCACGAGTGCGTGAGATGACTAACAAACTTCTTTCGATCAACGGTAAAAAAACTCCAGACGATTTCCATAGAGCCCTTGGTAAGATTATGTGGGACCAGTGTGGAATGGCACGTAATGAAAAAGGTCTAAAAGATGCTCTACAAAGAATTCCGGAACTTCGTGAAGAATTCTGGAAAAACGTAAAAGTAGCAGGATCTGGTTCTGAACTCAACCAAGAGTTGGAAAAGGCTGGTCGTGTTGCCGATTTCTTAGAGTTTGGTGAACTACTCTGTTTGGATGCTCTCACAAGAGAAGAATCTTGTGGTGGTCACTTCCGAGAGGAACACCAAACTGAAGATGGTGAAGCAAAACGTAATGACGATAAATTCTGTCACGTAACTGCTTGGGAATATAAGGGTGAAGGAAAGGCTCCTGTAGAACACCGCGAAAAACTTGAGTATGAAAACATCCACTTAGCCGTAAGGAGCTACAAATAATGGATACAATGAAGTTACACCTTAAAGTTTGGCGACAAAAGAATAAAAACGATAAAGGTCGTATGGTTAGCTATGAAGCAAACAACATCAGCGAACATATGTCTTTCCTTGAGATGTTAGATGTAGTAAATGATGACCTGATCAAAAAAGGTGATGAACCGATTGCCTTTGACCATGACTGCCGCGAAGGTATTTGTGGTGCATGTTCTATGGTAATCAACGGGGTTCCGCATGGTCCAGAAAAAGGGACTACTACTTGCCAATTACATATGCGTAAGTTCAAAGATGGAGATACCATTTTTATTGAACCGTGGAGAGCCAAAGCATTCCCAGTGGTAAAAGATCTTTTGGTGGATCGTTCTGCTTTTGACCGTATCATCCAAGCTGGTGGGTATGTTTCCATCAACACAGGTGGAGCTCCCGATGGGAATGCATTACCAATTCCCAAGGTAGATGCTGACCTTGCCATGGATGCTGCGACTTGTATTGGATGCGGTGCTTGTGTAGCTGCATGTAAAAATGCATCGGCAATGCTCTTTGTATCTGCAAAAGTTTCTCACTTAGCACTCCTACCTCAAGGTGCTGTAGAAAAGAAAGACCGTGTTCGTAAAATGGTAAAAGCAATGGACAAAGAAGGATTTGGAAATTGTACAAACCAATACGAATGTGAAGCTGCTTGCCCGAAAGAAATTTCGGTAAACTTTATCACAAGATTAAACCGGGAGTATATTTCCTCTTAAAGCTAATTGGCCCAAGAGAAATACTTTTTGTTTTTTTGCTTCTTGAACAAACCAATTTGATTTGTTCAAGAGAGGAAGTTAAGAACCCGATTGGAATCAGTCGGGTTTTTTTTATTATCTTTAAAACAGATTTGATTAGGCGACTGACTAAACTAGTAGGTAATGCAAGGGAAAATGATTATTCGGAATCGGTATGGATTACCAATTTCTTTTAGTTTAAAATAAAGAGTCAACTAACAACGATTTTAATTTCACTTTCGCAATTGAATGTTCGGATAAAAAATCATCATTCAAACGTTCCATCCAATTTATCTCCTTCCCTCGTTTGATCCGACCTTGGAGAATAGTCTCCATCCGAGTTTTAATGGCATTTTGGAAAAGCAGCTTGGTCTGTAGTCCTAACAATTCCCATTTTCCATTTTCTCGGAATTCTTCCTTTGTGAGTAAAAGTGAATACAATCGAAATCTCTCGAGAGCTTGGTACTGGTTTGAGAGTTGGTCATCGCTACCGCCATAACGGACCATTAAATTTTCATCGATTAAACCTATAGGGTAACCTTCTAAAAGAATTCTGTTCCATAAATCGTAATCTTCACATACAGGTAGTTCGATGCGAAATCCTCCAATCTTATTTAAAGTTTGTTTGTGGGCCAAAAAACTAGAAGAGGTTACCATACAAAGTTCTAAGGACTCTTTTAAAAACATTCCTGAAAGTTTCCTGTATTTTCCTTTGGGTTCCATTAAATTTCCTTTTTTATTCCAAACTTCTTTGGTTTGGGAAAATAAAAATGTTGGGTTTAATTTATGAAATTCCAATTGTTTAAAAAGTTTCTCGGGAAACCACTCGTCATCTGAGTCTATAAAGGCCATCCACTCACCTTCTGCCCTTTCGATTCCAAAGTTTCTTGCTCCGCTCACTCCCCTATGTTCTGTTTGGTGGACTTGGATGGATTTTTTGTTTCTACCAAAAGAGGATAGTTCTCCTTTCCACCTTGGAAGTTTAGAAAGTAGATCCATCCATGTATCATCGGTGGATCCATCGTCCACAATATGGAGTTCCCAATGAGGATAGGTTTGATTGATTACGGATTGAATCGCACGGTCCACAATTCCCTTTCGGTTAAACGTGGGAAGGATGATGGCTACAAGTGGTGTTTCTAAATTGCTCATTTCGATTCTTTTTCCAAAATCAAATCTAGGTGCTGGATTTGGCCCCCTTGGTGCAGGTAAAAAATAGGAATTGGTTCTATGGGCAAGTTTGAATTTTGACCGGAGGGCAATGATTCGGATAAAATTGGCAACGGCTTGGCCGTTGTGGTGATTTGCATCTTGTTAATTTCCCGCAGTAAGGATTTAACCGTCATTCCACTATAAATCGGCTCAAGGAGGATATTTGTATTTCGATAAAACGCTCTAATCCATTCTTTTTGAGAATTAGTCTGTTTGCCAAAAGAAACCGATGTTTGGTTCTCTCTTGTAGAGATGCCAGTTTGGATTTGGTGGGTTGGCTTTGATTCTTTGGGAATTTCCAATATTTGTTCTGCCGGAATGGGGATGGCTTTTAGGCCCAACCGTTTTTGTAAATCACCGGTCTTTGTGAGCCAAGTTTCTTTCTTTTCTCCTACCATCATTCCTTGCACAAGGAGGGAAGTTCCATAAAAAAAATCAAAGGCGGAGAGAAAGGTGACCCCAGATCCAATTTCCATTCGGAGAATGGAATTTATTTTTTTTCGGTGAGACTTGTGGCGAGAGGTATCCAGAGACTGGTTTATTTTATTTTCAAGTTCCTGCCAAAAAGAACGAAGTCCTAGGTTTTGCCCCGAGTGGATTCCAAATTCTGGTAAAGAGAATCCCGGATACTCTTTTTCTTTTGCCAACCAATCATCATAGGCTACTTTTCTATTCGCATAACAGACCAAAGTATTAGAATGCCCCCTGACTAACCTTTCATTATACGACCGAAGATGGGGATCCCTTGTATAGGCAATGGTATCTACGATCAAACCACTTCGACGTAGAATATAGGTAAAACTTGCCAAATAATTCCCATGGATGGCACCCCATAGAAGCACCTTTTGGATTTGGTTCTTTTGCAAATACTGAAGGATCCCCTGTGTTTTCCTCCACTTGGTTCCAAAACCAAAAGGCAGTAAGTCATCCCTAATGAAATGGAGTTCCGGAAGGGAATGTTTAGTGAGAGAGGGTGCGGTTATCTTTGTTTCTTTTTGTACAAAATCGAAAGTGCCAAACGGGATTTCCGAAATGCGGACTGGGAGTGCGGGGAAAAAATGGGAATGGTCCATGGAATCAAAATCAGAAAGAAGAAGATTCATGATCAATCAACCTTGTTTGTTGGGATTCATAGACTTTGTGTGGTGATCCCAATTCATTTTGTGCCAAGAGAATCCCTGGCACAAAATTGCAATTTAGTCCCCGGTTTTTAAAATGGACAAAAAGGCTTCTTGTGGGATTTCCACATTTCCAATTTG
This genomic window from Leptospira bandrabouensis contains:
- a CDS encoding SulP family inorganic anion transporter — its product is MFSNLKQDIPSGLVVFLVALPLCLGVALASGAPLLSGVISGVIGGIIVGILSHSSTSVSGPAAGLVTLVLAAIASLGDYSTFLLAVFLAGLIQIAIGLLRGGFIANYIPSNVIQGLLASIGIILILKQIPHAVGFDVDPEEDFIFFQKDGENTFSELLNIIKYFSWGAVFIAISSLALMVGYDKSKWKPLKFLPSPVLVILLGVVLNEIYHIFFPSFYLSEKHLVTIPNIKNWESVFFFPNFSAITETKVWYFAFTIAAFATLETLLNLDAVERIDPHKRLASPNRELVAQGVGNSFSGLIGGLPITSVIVRSSVNIYAGARSKLSTIFHGILLSISVVFFGSFLNLIPLSSLAVILIVTGFKLTNLNLYQSIYKKGFYQFLPFIATIFAIIFTDLLTGVLIGLSISFIFILKNNYKNPFLVETETLNIGETVRIELPNQVSFLNKASIKDTLWALPENSKLIVDASNCNFIDHDILEVLEEFKTVVSVEKKIQLNLIGLKDSYELSDQVQFVNILDKEAQQKLTPDEILDFLKRGNERFMKGKWSEKYFKHQVNATAFGQNPIAVVLSCIDSRTSPEIIFDAGLGDIISIRIAGNIVNEEILGSLELSCDKIGTKLIVVLGHSNCGAVSSALYALREGNIASITNKIQKAIDESEKIIHPIQKQNEHIFNHVVKANVKNSIHEILTNSPNLSDKVNKNEIKIVSGFYDTSSGEVQFFDNLES
- a CDS encoding DoxX family membrane protein, translated to MKIAYLLVRILLGALFLFSSVVVLFNLVQQPETTGDLKIFNDGIKASGYLMTLIKVTELICAIAFLSGRFVPLASIVIAPIVVNILLVHLMIAPEGIPVGIFVVVANAFLAYVNRNAYKPLFVAVYK
- a CDS encoding metalloregulator ArsR/SmtB family transcription factor; protein product: MNAFAALADDTRRDIIRLVAKNGELTSSEICQNFQISPPAISQHLKVLKEANVLLMKKDAQKRIYSLNQSGIQEMEDWILEIKELWVKRLDKLDRYVMKLKAERANDKK
- a CDS encoding L,D-transpeptidase family protein is translated as MSASDGVLPDTNTLLLKSEQILFITASPGETKGNLHFYTVEEGEWIPVFENIPVQLGKNGTTPAEKKREGDGHTPANIFPIQRVLGRDKREIRNLEYTKIQKYHHWSDSSNSKHYNQLIKHKEKGAVSLWDSEIYELFVVIEHNTKPAVPGFGSMIFLHPWNEDKPTSGCVGVSKDILETIVSKLDGKKYPSLVIKILE
- a CDS encoding SRPBCC family protein → MIKNNTETRIKDNQVTYKRYFDVDVDLLFEVWSKPEHLSEWWGPDGFTLTIKSLDFSNGGIWEFVMHGPDGHDYKNKIQFIEISKPHFILYQHLGDGEGDEDVNFQSRIVFEKAGEGTNLIMEQIFSDKQELERVNKKYGAIEGGKQHIGNLAKYLERISKP
- a CDS encoding flavin-containing monooxygenase — translated: MTAPILRNPSVVVIGAGMTGILLAIELEKAGITDITILEKKSDLGGTWRENTYPGVACDIPAHMYTYSFEPNPEWSHRFAHGDEIQAYFKRVSDKYKVTPKIHFNEAVSEASYNKGKWTTKTNQGKTYVSDFLISATGILHHPARPNIPGLDTFQGKCFHTAEWDHSVDLNGKRIGIIGTGSTAAQVIPEIMKLGKKVSVFQRTPQWIVRVPDTDYTEKDKERWRKDINILKRFHRWYTFAVEQTFSKAVIGKKIPHLLMSFLCKRNLKNSVKDPVLRAKLTPNYRVGCKRVIVNSTFYDAIQKPNADLVTEGIEKITEKGVVTKDGKLHELDVLILATGFHPFNFMRPMNLTGKDGVSIDTVWKKKVQAYRSLFIPHFPNFVLMLGPNTPIGNFSVIAMSEVQTKYILKIINDWRKKKFDEIETTEEALKDFAAYLKAGMKNTVWLGGCQSWYLDPDGDPAMWPYTWSRWEKEMKTPDYKDFALHSF